Below is a genomic region from Flavobacteriales bacterium.
ATTTAATAGAATGATATAATGGTGCGGAAAATATGGTGAAATGTTAAAGTCCGGTGATTGTGATAACGGTTCGCCGGTTGCATTGGTGCAGCTCTTCCTTTTCCTGATCTGATGCTGCTTTGGCAACTTCTTCGTCGGATACCCGCAACTGCGATTCCCCATACCCTTTTGCGGTGATGCGGGATTCGTCGATCTCATATTTCACAGTCAGTTCATACTTTAAACTTTCAGATCGTTTAAGGCTGAGGTTCTCATTATAAGCGGCGCTTCCCCTGCTGTCCGTGTGATTTCCCACCTCAATGGTGAGGGATGGGTGGGCTTTGAGAAAATCGGCAAGTTGCTTGATCAGGTCTCTGGATTCAGGAAGGACATGGTTGCCTCCGCCTATTGAATATAATATGTCCTGTAGGATAATCATATCCCCAACTTTCCACTCCTTATTATCAAAAGACTTATAACCCGGATCCGGGCACTGGGCGAAGCTGCCCATGGATATCATCAGCAGGGAGAAATACAGTAAAAAGGCCTTTTTCATGGGAGATGTGTTTTCCCAAATATAACCTTTTCAGTTTTTGTGGATGTAACGGCGGTATTCTCATGAAAAACCGGTGCCATTTCTTGCCCGTGTGAGAACTTGCAACGGTTTATCTCCAACCATGAAGTATTCTCCCCTAACTTGAGACCGGGGCGGGGATTCGTGTCCCCGCGCCTGTACCGTCATACTTCGGGCCTTTAAGTGATCCGTGAATTCGGTTGGGTGTTTTTGAACCACATAGGCACATAGAACTCATAGGCATGGTGTAAGCGGTCGGTATTTATTCTACGCATTATGTCTTTTTGCCCGTTGTGTTAGAAGTTCTGCGCGACATTCTATGTGAAGTCGCTAGTGTGACCTATGTGCCTATGTGGTTCAGAAAACATTCCAAGTCTAATGCAAAGACGTTGATCATCGTTACCTTTTGCCATCCATTGCAGTTATGGCATTAAACACTAC
It encodes:
- a CDS encoding OmpA family protein, producing the protein MKKAFLLYFSLLMISMGSFAQCPDPGYKSFDNKEWKVGDMIILQDILYSIGGGNHVLPESRDLIKQLADFLKAHPSLTIEVGNHTDSRGSAAYNENLSLKRSESLKYELTVKYEIDESRITAKGYGESQLRVSDEEVAKAASDQEKEELHQCNRRTVITITGL